Proteins encoded by one window of Synechococcus sp. WH 7805:
- a CDS encoding SprT family zinc-dependent metalloprotease — MPLEPLLPLFHRLNREHFEGSLTQGHQPLVAVRWSDGRLRRTAGLYRRGVSVAPPLGREIVLSRPLLGQLPREATESTLCHEMIHAWVDLVLKSNESHGPNFLARMQAINADQDRFEVSVRHRFPVPQQPPRWIAVCPRCGRRTPYRRRVKQAACRQCCNQHHGGRWHPSCLLGYVPAQEES, encoded by the coding sequence ATGCCGCTCGAGCCGTTGTTGCCGTTGTTTCATCGGCTGAACCGTGAACACTTCGAGGGCTCGCTCACCCAGGGGCATCAGCCCCTGGTTGCCGTTCGCTGGAGCGATGGCCGGCTTCGCCGCACCGCCGGTCTTTATCGGCGTGGTGTTTCCGTGGCACCCCCCCTCGGCAGGGAGATCGTGTTGTCGAGGCCCCTGTTGGGGCAGCTGCCGCGCGAAGCCACGGAGAGCACCCTTTGCCACGAGATGATTCATGCCTGGGTGGATCTCGTGCTGAAGAGCAACGAAAGCCATGGCCCCAACTTTTTGGCGCGCATGCAGGCCATCAATGCGGATCAAGATCGCTTTGAGGTAAGCGTTCGACATCGTTTTCCGGTTCCGCAGCAACCACCGCGCTGGATTGCTGTTTGCCCGCGCTGCGGACGGCGGACGCCCTACCGGCGGCGCGTGAAACAGGCCGCTTGCCGCCAATGCTGCAATCAGCATCATGGTGGTCGTTGGCATCCCAGTTGTCTGCTTGGCTATGTGCCGGCCCAAGAGGAGAGCTGA
- a CDS encoding DUF1269 domain-containing protein — MSNLVVVGFPKVTEAEEVRRELVTIQQEHLITLEDAVVLEHGDDGHVHLRQAINMTAAGAMGGTFWGLLIGLIFANPLLGAAVGAGAGAASGALNDIGINDKFLEELAETLPQGSAALALLVRDSTPDRVIERLRRHAPHARLIHTNLSHTDEEALKEQLETARKQAEALRLA; from the coding sequence ATGAGCAACCTTGTGGTTGTGGGCTTCCCAAAGGTCACTGAGGCTGAGGAAGTTAGGCGTGAGCTGGTCACCATCCAGCAGGAGCATCTGATCACCCTGGAGGATGCGGTCGTGCTTGAACACGGTGACGATGGTCATGTGCATCTGCGCCAAGCCATCAACATGACCGCTGCCGGTGCCATGGGCGGCACCTTCTGGGGTCTGCTCATTGGTCTGATCTTCGCCAATCCCCTGTTGGGTGCGGCCGTTGGGGCTGGCGCCGGTGCCGCTTCCGGTGCTCTCAACGACATCGGAATCAACGACAAGTTTCTGGAGGAACTGGCGGAGACGTTGCCCCAGGGCAGTGCAGCTCTGGCTCTATTGGTGCGCGATTCCACGCCGGATCGGGTGATCGAGCGCCTGCGCCGCCATGCACCCCATGCCCGGTTGATTCACACCAACCTCAGTCACACCGATGAAGAGGCCCTCAAGGAGCAGCTGGAAACGGCTCGCAAGCAGGCTGAGGCTCTCAGGCTTGCGTGA
- a CDS encoding extracellular solute-binding protein, which yields MKRKLGQRLLILRFKLLGLAGAIGLLSACSSTDEARPTLLRVVRTLPSQEVVTSEESSRDRDVLRNFQTSLRAVIPGIRIQPSLYSASSVQSELQRQTNSGLGPDLVVSDAQTIQALFTARILDSVPVTPEQRQSIPAELLTRVSTSDGAITGLPVSQYIQLACYDKRKLKSPPKTLRELAQQSSEGSIFGLTQNFENLYWSVGSYGAGNALISALRGETPTTQDVNQLVQWLTWLRAASFQQNVLFMNDQATLRKQLIDGRLHWISCWSSQLPQLREALKDNLGIGLLPAGPAGKATPVSRLQVWGLGRNSSRQQRQKSLELMQFIVLPWAQKTWALRYRTSYPVNPAAAQIINREIPGFEDLYLSTDQDDVRIGDEIRAVLNQNPKLERVMQFTLNDVIFGTETPSQAAATLNTKLGPSS from the coding sequence ATGAAACGAAAGCTTGGGCAACGTTTATTGATCCTTAGGTTCAAGCTCCTTGGCTTGGCAGGAGCGATTGGCCTGCTCAGCGCATGCAGCAGCACGGACGAAGCCCGTCCCACCCTGCTCCGAGTCGTGCGCACCTTGCCCTCCCAGGAGGTGGTCACCAGCGAAGAAAGCTCACGAGACCGCGATGTTTTGCGCAATTTTCAGACCAGCTTGCGGGCTGTCATCCCTGGGATAAGGATCCAGCCCTCCCTTTACTCGGCATCCAGTGTCCAATCAGAACTGCAACGCCAGACCAACAGTGGACTGGGGCCTGATCTGGTGGTCAGCGATGCCCAGACCATCCAGGCTCTGTTCACAGCACGCATTCTGGATTCCGTCCCGGTCACACCTGAACAACGCCAGTCCATTCCAGCGGAGCTCCTCACGCGCGTGAGCACGAGCGACGGGGCAATCACTGGATTGCCGGTGTCCCAATACATCCAACTGGCCTGCTACGACAAACGCAAACTCAAAAGTCCACCCAAAACTCTGCGCGAACTGGCCCAACAAAGCAGTGAAGGAAGCATTTTCGGCCTCACACAGAACTTCGAGAATCTCTATTGGAGTGTGGGCAGCTATGGCGCTGGAAACGCGTTGATCAGCGCCCTGCGTGGAGAAACACCGACAACGCAGGATGTGAACCAACTGGTGCAATGGCTCACCTGGCTACGGGCAGCAAGCTTTCAGCAGAACGTTCTGTTCATGAACGATCAGGCCACCCTCCGGAAACAACTGATCGATGGAAGACTCCACTGGATCAGCTGCTGGAGCTCCCAGCTGCCCCAACTGCGGGAAGCCTTAAAGGACAATCTCGGCATTGGGCTGTTACCGGCAGGACCTGCCGGGAAAGCCACACCGGTAAGCCGGCTGCAAGTGTGGGGCCTTGGACGGAATTCCAGCCGTCAACAGCGGCAGAAAAGCTTGGAACTGATGCAATTCATTGTTCTGCCCTGGGCACAGAAAACATGGGCCCTGCGGTACCGCACCTCCTACCCGGTCAACCCAGCAGCGGCACAAATCATCAATCGCGAAATCCCTGGATTCGAAGACCTTTACCTCAGCACAGACCAGGATGATGTTCGCATCGGCGATGAAATCAGGGCAGTGCTAAATCAAAACCCAAAACTCGAACGAGTGATGCAATTCACACTGAATGATGTGATTTTTGGCACAGAAACTCCAAGCCAAGCTGCCGCAACACTGAACACCAAACTGGGACCGTCGTCATGA
- a CDS encoding mechanosensitive ion channel family protein has product MRRWLQMDNEQDEAMLVNLLGRLYTIVALLITTAVLMVNFGIPSAAIATLLGGAGIGFTFATQQISQNFLSGFMLFFNRPFKEGDWINTDNLQGTVESIGWYYTRIRTFDRRPLHIPNSIFATKPIENPGQMYNRRILANISLRYEDINKVAGITHEVKKHLQHHPQIDQEQIILVNFNQWDASSINMMVYCFTKTTVWAEWLEIQQSIFLDIAGIVRRSGADFAFNCMTLYPASSSTPKQWTALIPQDAS; this is encoded by the coding sequence ATGCGCCGCTGGTTGCAGATGGACAACGAACAAGACGAAGCCATGCTCGTCAACCTGCTGGGTCGTCTCTACACCATTGTCGCGCTGCTGATCACAACAGCCGTATTAATGGTGAACTTCGGTATTCCCTCTGCGGCCATTGCAACCCTGCTGGGTGGTGCAGGAATCGGCTTCACCTTTGCCACGCAACAGATCAGCCAGAATTTTCTTTCAGGCTTCATGCTGTTCTTCAATCGGCCCTTTAAAGAAGGCGATTGGATTAACACTGACAACCTGCAGGGAACCGTGGAATCAATCGGCTGGTACTACACAAGAATCCGCACATTCGATCGCAGGCCACTGCACATCCCTAACTCGATTTTTGCGACAAAACCGATTGAAAACCCAGGCCAAATGTACAACAGGCGCATTCTTGCCAATATCAGCCTGCGCTATGAAGACATCAACAAGGTCGCAGGGATCACTCATGAGGTCAAAAAACATCTCCAGCATCATCCTCAGATCGATCAGGAACAAATCATCCTTGTGAATTTCAATCAGTGGGATGCATCATCCATCAACATGATGGTTTATTGCTTCACCAAGACAACGGTCTGGGCCGAATGGCTAGAGATTCAGCAATCCATATTCCTCGACATAGCAGGAATTGTGAGGCGGAGTGGGGCCGATTTTGCTTTCAATTGCATGACTCTCTACCCAGCGTCGTCCAGCACTCCAAAGCAATGGACTGCATTGATTCCGCAAGATGCATCTTGA
- a CDS encoding mechanosensitive ion channel family protein, giving the protein MTITSLILSVSPSDILIEMLSWLAFLQRWSVLSQLLVLAVVVVIARTRSIQLDPKRYRLQALFPESIRVLLGPALILILAAVFAACQAPFGLLRYFGLLWLGWNLFTPLKSLVKQVNPGFPIEEIESTFFKPIYVITATVSMLSLLGSRENLARIGIANLFEVEITLGKVYTAIVAIYLIVTIASRPAALMAWASGTIFGVRQQNRRGMELLFRYSVIAIGIMSVAYYIGINGNAFIAIAGGLSVGIGFGIKEIISNFISSIWLLFEGSVRPGEILMINGDPCTVRKLGLRATQLKRGRDGAELLIPNQTFFTQEAASYTAAETARRDSVEVGAAYNHDPDRVIELLLAIAEDHPKVKQYPPASAFVTAFADSSINYKVLFWVANPLDAFAVGSDLRREIWKRFEKEEITIPFPQRQVYPMQWPPSLQQSLSTNAPTEENRTSPKQENNS; this is encoded by the coding sequence ATGACCATCACCTCTCTCATTCTGTCGGTGTCCCCCAGCGACATTCTCATCGAAATGCTGAGCTGGCTGGCCTTTCTGCAGCGCTGGTCGGTTCTGTCCCAGTTGCTTGTACTGGCCGTTGTCGTGGTGATTGCACGCACGCGCAGCATCCAACTCGATCCCAAGCGTTACCGGTTGCAAGCACTGTTTCCAGAATCGATCCGTGTTCTGCTTGGTCCTGCACTGATCCTGATCCTTGCGGCTGTCTTTGCTGCATGCCAAGCACCCTTCGGGCTGTTGCGTTATTTCGGGCTGCTATGGCTGGGCTGGAATCTGTTCACACCTTTGAAATCACTCGTTAAGCAGGTCAATCCGGGATTCCCAATCGAAGAGATTGAAAGCACATTTTTCAAACCTATCTATGTCATCACGGCCACTGTTTCAATGCTCAGCCTGCTCGGCAGCCGTGAAAATCTGGCGCGGATCGGAATCGCCAACCTCTTTGAAGTCGAGATCACCTTGGGCAAGGTCTATACGGCGATCGTGGCGATTTATCTGATCGTGACGATTGCATCGCGGCCTGCAGCACTGATGGCCTGGGCCAGTGGCACGATCTTCGGGGTGCGTCAGCAGAACCGGCGTGGCATGGAATTGCTGTTCCGCTACAGCGTGATCGCCATCGGCATTATGAGCGTGGCGTACTACATCGGCATCAATGGCAATGCATTCATCGCCATCGCCGGTGGTTTATCGGTGGGCATCGGCTTTGGAATCAAAGAAATCATCTCCAATTTCATTAGCAGCATCTGGCTGTTATTTGAAGGTTCCGTGCGCCCAGGCGAAATCTTGATGATCAATGGAGATCCCTGCACCGTGCGCAAGCTCGGCCTTAGGGCAACACAGCTGAAGCGTGGCCGTGACGGCGCCGAACTGCTGATCCCGAATCAGACCTTCTTCACACAAGAAGCAGCGTCCTACACAGCTGCTGAAACGGCACGTCGCGACAGCGTTGAAGTCGGCGCTGCCTACAACCACGACCCCGATCGGGTGATTGAGCTGCTGCTCGCGATTGCAGAAGACCATCCCAAAGTGAAGCAATACCCACCAGCGTCGGCTTTCGTAACGGCATTCGCCGATTCATCGATCAACTACAAAGTGCTCTTCTGGGTGGCCAACCCTCTGGATGCCTTCGCCGTCGGCAGCGATCTGCGCAGGGAGATCTGGAAACGCTTCGAGAAAGAAGAGATCACGATTCCCTTCCCCCAACGCCAGGTTTACCCCATGCAGTGGCCACCAAGTCTTCAACAAAGCCTCAGCACCAATGCACCCACAGAAGAAAACAGGACGAGTCCAAAGCAAGAAAACAACAGCTAA
- a CDS encoding TVP38/TMEM64 family protein, protein MASDLLSTEAVLQWLQTPLGALVFIPLYAVWVTVLLPGLWASMLAGALYGTWWGSLIVFAGATLGAEAAFLLGRYRLRGWAQARLKRFPKLLAIEKAVSREGFRLVLLTRLSPAFPFSLLNLAYGLSDVSLRDYNLGLIGIIPGTILFCALGALAGSAARFGEVLAGETTPQAWVLRVVGVLATVAVVWLVARAARKALQEGSELDQEPAG, encoded by the coding sequence ATGGCGAGCGATCTGCTGAGTACGGAGGCCGTTTTGCAGTGGCTGCAGACACCGTTAGGAGCTCTGGTGTTCATCCCGCTGTATGCGGTTTGGGTCACCGTGCTGTTGCCTGGTCTCTGGGCTTCGATGCTGGCGGGAGCGCTGTACGGCACCTGGTGGGGCAGCCTGATCGTGTTCGCTGGAGCCACGCTCGGGGCGGAAGCCGCTTTCTTGCTGGGGCGTTATCGATTGCGTGGCTGGGCACAAGCTCGCCTCAAGCGCTTTCCAAAACTGCTTGCAATCGAAAAGGCGGTGAGCCGTGAAGGCTTCCGGCTGGTGCTGCTCACCCGGCTGTCTCCGGCCTTTCCTTTCTCTCTGCTGAACCTCGCCTATGGGCTTAGCGACGTCAGTCTGCGGGACTACAACCTTGGCTTGATCGGCATCATCCCTGGCACGATCTTGTTTTGCGCGCTGGGTGCGCTGGCTGGAAGCGCTGCTCGTTTCGGGGAGGTGTTGGCGGGGGAGACGACTCCTCAGGCCTGGGTGTTGCGGGTTGTCGGTGTGCTGGCCACCGTTGCCGTTGTGTGGCTGGTGGCTCGCGCTGCTCGCAAGGCCTTGCAGGAGGGATCAGAGCTTGATCAGGAGCCGGCGGGTTGA
- a CDS encoding DUF389 domain-containing protein → MPNLISVAVEALTGEWQINLEQRVPRKELYKARIASSKPSLGFFLLLLCSAVIATLGLISNSTAVVIGAMIVAPLMDPILSLAFALAISNNTLAKRSLLTIFLGVLTVVGTAAFLSMLLDVSEVNREMISRTAPNLIDLGIAIAAAVAGSFSMTRAGLSNSIAGVAIAVALVPPLCVCGIGLSLGQEVVAVFGRGTVAGITNQIAEGSLLLFLANLIGITVASLFIFLIQHYGSVAQSWRNLLVWLGLLGLLSIPLSSSLRDFSNKQQLDGQFASFKAGRVRQFELTRKNPYLWQRVRVLYSNVRVVDNEATVDLVLSAPKGLVTDGVAQELNDRISKRARTDLGLDDIRTTISVIPNQIFKYKEASEPSS, encoded by the coding sequence ATGCCAAATCTGATCTCTGTCGCGGTCGAAGCACTCACAGGGGAATGGCAGATCAACCTCGAGCAGCGCGTCCCACGCAAAGAGCTCTACAAAGCACGCATTGCCTCCTCAAAACCGTCCCTGGGCTTCTTTCTGCTGCTGCTGTGTTCAGCGGTCATTGCCACTCTCGGGCTGATTTCCAACAGCACCGCCGTGGTGATCGGCGCCATGATCGTGGCCCCGTTGATGGACCCGATTCTGAGCCTGGCCTTTGCTCTGGCCATCAGCAACAACACCCTGGCGAAACGTTCCCTGCTCACTATTTTCCTTGGTGTACTCACGGTGGTGGGGACAGCGGCATTCCTGTCGATGCTGCTCGATGTGAGCGAAGTCAATCGGGAGATGATCTCCCGGACAGCCCCGAACCTGATCGATCTCGGCATCGCCATCGCCGCGGCCGTTGCCGGATCCTTCAGCATGACGAGAGCGGGGTTGTCGAACTCGATCGCCGGTGTCGCCATCGCTGTGGCCCTCGTGCCTCCCCTCTGCGTCTGCGGCATCGGCTTGAGCCTGGGCCAGGAAGTGGTGGCAGTGTTCGGACGGGGAACAGTGGCGGGGATCACCAATCAGATCGCCGAGGGATCGCTCCTGTTGTTCCTGGCCAACCTGATCGGGATCACCGTGGCCAGCCTGTTCATTTTCTTGATCCAGCACTACGGATCGGTGGCCCAGAGCTGGCGCAATCTTCTGGTGTGGCTCGGTCTTCTGGGTTTGCTCTCGATCCCCCTGTCCTCATCCCTGCGCGACTTCAGCAACAAGCAACAACTGGATGGCCAGTTCGCCAGTTTCAAAGCCGGGCGGGTGCGTCAGTTTGAACTCACCCGGAAAAATCCCTATCTCTGGCAGAGGGTGCGCGTGCTTTACAGCAACGTCCGTGTTGTGGATAACGAAGCCACGGTTGATCTGGTGCTCAGTGCACCGAAAGGCCTGGTCACCGATGGAGTGGCACAAGAGCTGAATGACCGCATTTCCAAACGTGCCCGGACTGATCTAGGCCTGGATGACATCAGGACCACCATCAGCGTGATTCCCAATCAGATCTTTAAATACAAAGAAGCCTCGGAGCCATCCTCGTGA
- the ligA gene encoding NAD-dependent DNA ligase LigA, whose product MQERAAELRQLLNRAAHAYYVLDAPDLEDAVYDRLYRELLDLESAHPELVEADSPTQRVGGSPAEGFRSVTHRVPLFSLDNAFSADELRGWYTRLIKVLDREPPSDSPLPALAMVGELKIDGNALALSYENGVLVRAATRGDGDQGEEITANVRTIASIPLRLHLDHPPAWVEVRGEALIPDSTFAAINGERAARDEPLFANPRNACAGTLRQLDPKVVAARRLDFFAYTLHLPEEWSGQRPASQWESLRWLEDAGFRVNPNAALLPNLEAVEQFFSDWDSRRHDLNYATDGVVVKLNDLRLQDAAGFTQKAPRWAIALKYPAEEAPSRLLKLTCQVGRTGVVTPVAEFEPVSLAGTSVSRATLHNADRLQELDLHSGDTIIVRKAGEIIPEVLRVLPELRLEGALPLELPHHCPSCGSDLVRESGEAATRCVNSSCPAILSGALRHWVSKGALDVDGLGSKLIEQLVERGLVRSIADLYRLDTALLTSLERMGEKSASNLVAALEQSRSQPWSRQLYGLGIHHVGEVNAKALASAFPDADSLADAAVLQPEAITGLHGIGPEIAQSLQQWFSTSANQDLLQQLRDVGLTLAASDQERQTLADRSNGSGQLSGQTFVLTGTLPSLSRSQAQALIEAAGGKVSGSVSKKTSFVVAGDEAGSKLEKAKSLGVSVLDEAALMLLIQDSADSIHPL is encoded by the coding sequence TTGCAGGAGCGCGCCGCCGAACTGAGGCAGCTGCTCAACAGAGCCGCGCATGCTTATTACGTGCTTGATGCTCCCGACCTCGAGGATGCGGTTTACGACAGGCTTTACCGAGAACTGCTTGACCTCGAATCAGCGCATCCAGAGCTGGTTGAGGCCGACAGCCCCACCCAACGGGTGGGCGGCTCTCCGGCCGAAGGCTTTCGCAGTGTCACCCACCGCGTCCCTCTGTTCAGCCTCGACAATGCCTTCAGTGCTGACGAGCTGCGGGGCTGGTACACCCGGCTGATCAAGGTGCTCGACCGCGAGCCCCCATCGGATTCTCCCCTGCCGGCTCTGGCGATGGTGGGAGAACTGAAGATCGACGGCAATGCTCTAGCACTGAGCTACGAGAACGGCGTTTTGGTGCGCGCCGCGACCCGTGGTGATGGCGATCAAGGAGAAGAGATCACAGCCAATGTGCGCACGATCGCCTCCATTCCCCTGCGCCTGCACCTCGATCATCCACCCGCCTGGGTGGAGGTACGCGGGGAAGCTCTGATCCCCGACAGCACCTTTGCCGCCATTAACGGGGAGCGGGCTGCTCGCGACGAGCCCCTTTTCGCCAATCCCCGCAATGCCTGCGCCGGCACCCTGCGTCAGCTGGACCCGAAGGTGGTGGCCGCAAGACGCCTCGACTTCTTCGCTTACACCCTTCACCTCCCCGAGGAGTGGTCGGGACAACGCCCCGCCAGCCAGTGGGAGAGCCTGCGCTGGTTGGAGGATGCAGGTTTCCGCGTGAACCCCAACGCCGCCCTGCTCCCAAACCTGGAGGCCGTTGAGCAGTTTTTCAGCGACTGGGACAGCCGCCGCCACGATCTCAACTACGCCACCGACGGTGTTGTGGTGAAACTCAACGACCTGCGCCTGCAGGACGCCGCTGGCTTCACCCAGAAAGCGCCTCGCTGGGCCATCGCTCTCAAGTACCCGGCAGAAGAGGCTCCCAGCCGCCTGCTCAAACTCACCTGCCAGGTGGGCCGCACTGGCGTGGTCACACCCGTTGCCGAATTCGAGCCGGTTTCCTTGGCGGGCACCAGCGTCAGTCGCGCCACCCTGCACAACGCCGATCGACTGCAGGAGCTTGACCTGCATAGCGGCGACACCATCATCGTGCGCAAGGCAGGGGAGATCATCCCTGAAGTGCTGCGAGTACTCCCCGAACTGCGTTTGGAGGGTGCCCTGCCCCTGGAACTGCCGCATCACTGCCCGTCCTGCGGCTCGGATCTCGTGCGCGAAAGCGGTGAAGCTGCCACACGCTGTGTGAACAGCAGTTGTCCCGCCATCCTGAGCGGCGCCCTGCGCCACTGGGTGAGCAAGGGTGCGCTGGATGTGGACGGCCTCGGCAGCAAGCTGATTGAACAGCTTGTGGAGCGCGGCCTTGTGCGCTCGATCGCCGACCTTTACCGCCTCGACACCGCCTTGCTCACCAGCCTGGAGCGCATGGGTGAGAAAAGTGCCAGCAATCTGGTGGCTGCTCTCGAGCAATCCCGCTCTCAGCCCTGGTCACGCCAGCTCTACGGCCTGGGGATCCATCATGTTGGTGAGGTGAATGCCAAGGCCCTGGCCTCCGCTTTTCCTGATGCGGACAGCCTCGCTGACGCAGCCGTTCTCCAGCCGGAGGCGATCACCGGTTTGCACGGCATCGGCCCGGAGATCGCCCAGAGTCTGCAGCAGTGGTTCAGCACATCGGCAAACCAGGATCTGCTTCAGCAACTGCGCGATGTCGGCCTCACGCTGGCCGCCTCGGACCAGGAACGCCAAACACTGGCGGATCGCAGCAACGGCAGCGGACAGCTCAGCGGCCAGACCTTTGTGCTCACTGGCACCCTGCCCTCGCTCTCCCGATCCCAGGCCCAGGCCTTGATCGAAGCCGCAGGGGGCAAAGTGAGCGGTTCTGTGAGCAAGAAAACCAGTTTCGTGGTGGCTGGTGACGAAGCGGGCAGCAAACTGGAAAAAGCGAAATCACTCGGTGTCAGCGTGCTCGATGAAGCAGCACTGATGCTCTTGATCCAAGACAGCGCCGACTCCATTCATCCGCTTTGA
- a CDS encoding chorismate lyase — protein MLWEAPTSAVLAGEEPGWLPGPWRLMLLGDGSPTRHLRLLTNHPVAVRVIAMEADQALNGAPQEVRELSHPLLRRQVWLECGGTTLAWAESWWNQTEAEQHLQDRNLPIWLSLTQGRSELFREVDGLALVTAPWLEQGFGEQGPFWSRHYRFFRQGRELTVIREVFNPALERWLGEAPRRPLQTTS, from the coding sequence GTGCTCTGGGAAGCACCCACGTCGGCTGTTTTGGCGGGAGAAGAACCCGGCTGGCTTCCTGGCCCCTGGCGATTGATGCTGCTCGGTGATGGCAGTCCAACGAGGCACCTGCGCTTGCTGACAAACCATCCAGTCGCCGTGCGCGTCATTGCCATGGAGGCTGATCAAGCACTGAACGGCGCGCCACAAGAAGTGCGTGAACTCAGCCATCCCCTGCTGCGACGCCAGGTTTGGCTGGAGTGCGGGGGCACCACCCTTGCCTGGGCGGAAAGCTGGTGGAACCAGACGGAAGCGGAGCAGCATCTTCAGGACCGCAACCTGCCGATCTGGCTCAGCCTCACCCAGGGACGCTCGGAACTATTCCGAGAAGTGGATGGCCTGGCTCTAGTGACAGCTCCCTGGCTGGAACAGGGCTTTGGTGAACAAGGACCGTTCTGGAGCCGCCATTACCGCTTCTTCCGACAGGGGCGGGAACTGACCGTGATCCGCGAAGTGTTCAACCCAGCCCTGGAACGCTGGCTTGGGGAAGCTCCACGTCGACCGCTTCAAACAACGTCATGA